In Ruania alkalisoli, the DNA window GTCGAGCTATTCGGCGTCAGCACCGCGTTCTTCGGCGATCCGAACATCAGTTTCGCCTTGGTCATCGGTGTGCAGATGTGGACCGGCATGGGCTACGCGATGATGATCCTGCTCGCCGGGTTGCAGACCATCCCGGGCGAGCTCTACGAGGCCGCGCGTTGTGATGGCGCCGGTGCCTGGACCCGCTTTCGACACGTGACCTGGCCCATGATCGCCCCGGCCATTACGGTCAACACGCTCATCGCCATCATCGGCTCGATGCAGACGTATCAACTGATCTATGTGCTGACTGGCGGTCGCTTCGAAACCTCGGTGCTAGCGCTTGAGGTGTTCACCGAGGCCTTCGGTGGGGACGGATCCGGAGGAGGAAGCACCCGACAGGGCTATGCGGCCGCACTGTCGATGCTGCAGTTCTTCCTGGTGCTCATCGTGTCCATGGTCGCGCTGCGTTTCCTGCGTCGACGGGAGGTGCAACTGTGACCATGATTCAACCCCGCGCTCGAGCCAATCGGCGGCGCACCGGCTCCCGCCTGGGCCGCACTGGCGCCTATCTGGTGCTGTTACTGACCGCCCTGGTCTGGCTGGTGCCGCTCCTCTATCT includes these proteins:
- a CDS encoding carbohydrate ABC transporter permease codes for the protein MPWVGFVPGIGIFTVFVLGPAIAIAVVSLTNLSGTPNVPWEWVGLDNYRRFFLGQWDDNARVLMRTLQFVLVLSVVQSAIALGIAVLLNGRLRGRTIVRSLVFLPTVLGVVVIALTFSLFFQPNRGPAASIVELFGVSTAFFGDPNISFALVIGVQMWTGMGYAMMILLAGLQTIPGELYEAARCDGAGAWTRFRHVTWPMIAPAITVNTLIAIIGSMQTYQLIYVLTGGRFETSVLALEVFTEAFGGDGSGGGSTRQGYAAALSMLQFFLVLIVSMVALRFLRRREVQL